Part of the Maridesulfovibrio sp. genome, GGCCTGCCAGAGTGTAGTCATTTTTATTCCGATTTATTGAGTCTGAGGCATTTCTTCAAAAATTCATACACCTGTCCGGAAGGTACTCCACATCCTTTGGATTTTTTAATCGCAGCCGGAGAAAATAACTCAGGAGCCATCTTCCTACGGATGCTTTTCCACTGGATATTAAAATCAAGGACATCTTCGCCCATTCTCAACTTTCCGGTATGGGGCAGCATAAAACCGGCAAACTTGGAATAAGTGCCGAAAATGATTTCCTGCTGCGGACCGAGAACTATCTTAAGCGGTGCAAAATTTTCATTATCAAACCAAATCTGGGGAGAACTGTCATCGCCCTGCTCCGCACCGAAAACAAAGGCCGGAGTATCATCATGGAAACCATAACTTTTCGTGGCATTGTTCACGCCGATGGACATCCAGTCGGAAACAGGATCATCAGGGGCCCATAACTGAAGCATGGAAACAGGTATTTCGGCAGCGGCAGGACATTGGGCAATGGTTTTGAAATACTGCCCGACAGATTTTGCCCCTGCGGTAGCATTGCTCCCAGCCTCGGAAAAAGTCTGCTGCCAATGATCATGACCGCGCTTAATAACGAGGGTTGTCCCCGGCTCTGCAGGGAAAGTCACTTCCGCTTCAAATGAACTCAATGCACCGTATTGCTGGTACATTGTATCATTTATGTCCTCATCAGACGGAAAAAAAGCCCTTGCCGGGCTGCTAATAAACAGACACACGGCAAGGACTGTAAGTATCACATAAGTATTTAAATTCTTTACGAACAAGACAAAAGCTCCCGCAATCTGGCTACAACGTCATCACGCAGCCCCTCGTCCTGAAGGGCGAAGTATATATTTGCGGTAAGATAATCCACCCAGTCCCCGGCGTCAAACCTTTGTCCGCGAAGTTTCACGGCCAGCAGTTTATTATCCTGAGCAAGACCCTGCAAGGCATCAGTGAGCTGGATTTCTCCACCTACACCGGGCTCAAGGCTTTCCAGATGATCAAAGATCTCAGGCAGCAGGACATAACGCCCGACGATTGCCAGCCTTGAAGGAGCCTGACCGATTGCCGGTTTTTCAACCAGAGAGCGGACCCGATACATTCCCGGAGCGAACTCTTCACCCTGAATAATGCCATAACGGTTAACCTTGCTCTCAGGAACTTCAATAACACCGACAACAGCCATATTTTCAGTACGGGCAGCATCGATGAGCTGCTTGATACCCGGCTCCATACCGAACATGAGGTCATCACCGACCATTACGGCAAAAGGATCGTTCTTGCAGACTTCCTTGGCGCAAAGAACTGCATGGCCGAGTCCAAGCTGTTTTTTCTGGCGCACGGAAATAATGTTAACCATCTCCGCAACCTTCCTCACTTCCGCAAGGGCTTCGGTCTTGCCGCCACGCTTAAGCACATCTTCGAGGGAGAGGTTATAGTCAAAGTGGTCTTCAATGATCTTCTTGTTCTGGTTATTTATAAAAATAACATCGGTCAGTCCGCTGGACATGGCCTCTTCCACCACATGCTGCACAACAGGCTTTTTGAAAATAGGCAGCATTTCCTTGGGAATGTTCTTGGTGGCAGGCAATGATCTTGTACCCCATCCAGCAACCGGAACAATAACTTTCTTGATGACCATTGATTACAATCTCCTTATGATATTCAGCGCTTAAACAGCAACTGAACTAATTATCAACGTAAATGCTCTTCCAATACTCCTGCAAGCTCGGAAGTATAAAGTTCAACTTTGGAACTGTCTTCCGCTTCAACCATAACTCTGGCTACGGATTCAGTCCCGGAATAACGAAGCAGAACACGTCCCTTTCCGGCCAGTTCCTGTTCAACCTGTTTGAGCGCTTCCTGCACGGCAGGAACTTCTTCAAAAGGCCTTTTCCGCTTCACGTGAACATTCTGTAATTTTTGCGGATAAAGTTCAAGTAGTCCGGAAAGTTCGGAAAGCGGCCTGTTCTTCACACACAGTATACGCAATAACTGTAAGGCTGCAAGCAGGCCATCGCCTGTGGTGCTGAATTCTTTGAAAATAAGATGACCGGACTGCTCTCCGCCGAGAATTGCTCCCTCGCGACGCATGGCCTCTACAACATAACGGTCACCGACCGGGGTACGCAGCAGGGTTCCGCCTCTTTCTTTCATGAAATTTTCCAGTGCCATGTTACTCATGACAGTAGCTACCAGCATATTATGATTAAGCTTACCGCGCTCCATCAGATCTGCAGCGCACATAGCCATAATCACGTCCCCATCAAGGACCTGACCTTTTTCATCAACGACAATCAGACGGTCAGCATCACCATCAAGCGCCAATCCGAGGTCAGCATGCTCCTCAACTACTCTCTGACCGAGAATGTCTGGGTAAAGTGAACCGCACTTATCATTGATGTTAAGACCGTTGGGCTTATCGCCTATACGCACAACTTCAGCCCCCAGCTCTTCAAACATATGCGCAAGGCTGTAGGCTGCACCATTAGCGCAATCCAAAACAAGCTTAACTCCATTCAGAGTCATATCCTGCGGGAAGCTGTACTTGAGATAGACAATGTAACGTCCACGGGCGTCTTCGATTTTGTATGCACGACCAACTTTCTCAGCCTGAGGATAATCCCACTGGGTATCCTTGGAAAGAACCATATCGGCAATCTCATCTTCAACCGCGTCTGGAAGTTTGTAGCCACAGGAGTCGAAAAATTTAATACCGTTATCCATAAACGGATTGTGAGAAGCTGAAATTACAATACCGATATCAGCGCGCATATTACGGGTCAAAAAAGAAACAGCCGGAGTCGGCATGGGACCGACCTGAAAGACATCCATTCCCATAGCGCAAAGACCGGAAGTCAAAGCAGATTCAAACACATAGCCCGAAAGGCGGGTATCTTTACCGATAATAACTTTGTGGCGCTGTTTTCCGTTCCTGAAATAAGAACCGGCCGCAAGGCCCATACGCAGGGCGACTTCAGCAGTCATAGGGAAAATATTAACCTGACCGCGCAGACCGTCAGTGCCAAACAAACGTTTACTCATCCATCTCTCCAAAAAAATGCAGGCCGTTCAGATTAACTACGGCTCCTGCCTCGCTATGGTTACAGTTATTGCTTCAGGTTTTCTCTTTGTTACTGAACAGCCTTTAGGCAAAGTAACTTCGTAAGGTACAACGTTATCTCCAACTGGAATAGTTGCATTCAAATCAATTGAAGCAGTAATCTCGTCTCTGAATCCTTTCTTCCTGAAAAAGGGCTTCGGCCCTTCCACAAGCAGCCTGACGTAATTCTGGCTGGCAGCAAAGTCAACATCATCAGGCCCTAAAATATATAGTGGCACCTTGACCCACATCTTTCCTGAACGGACCGCAAAATCAAGGCCCACGTTGACTAACCCCGGATTGGATTCCACAGTCTCCGGTAATTGCAGGGGAACTTCGCCGCGCCAGTTGCCCGGAGAATCCGTATCAAGCATGATACGCTGAGTTCTGACCTGATCAATTTTTTTCAATACAGAAGCAGGACCGCGCAGAGTTACTTCATCCGGTTCGGAATATTTCTTCTTCAATGTATAATCGCGGTGCAGTTCACCCTCCCATGTAGGAATAACCCCGACCCGCTTCTTCACAAACATATCCATGACCAGATTGATATGCGAGGGGCTGATCTCCACAACTTCAAGTGCACTACCCAGCCCCAGATTTTCCGGCACAATGTTTACCGGATTATTACCCACAACCAGATGTCCGGTATCAAGGGAATAGGCTACTTTCTTGGTATCAAGATTACGGATCAAACCTTTAGGACCGCGCAAACGCACCGCAACCTTACTAATCATACCTTCACGGATAATCATTCCCTGCGGAGGATTGATAATCTCCAACGGAAATTCCACCCATGTCTCAACAAGATCACGCCCGGTAACCAGATACCAGGTTAATAGGGCCATCATAACGGCCAATGCGGCTATTTTCCAGTGCTGTACTTTCATACCATCAAGTCAAAACGTTTTTCAAAACCCTTTTAAGGCGGACGATGTCAAGGCTGGTAGTCAACTTGCCACCAATAGCCACAGACATGGTTCCACGTTCCTCGGAAACAACAAGAGCAATGGCATCAGTTTCCTCACTGATACCTAAAGCCGCCCTGTGGCGGGTACCTATAGCACTCTGACGAGTCGAAACATGCGCCAGAGGCAGGATACAGGAAGCAGCAACGATCTTATTTGATTTTATGACCACAGCCCCGTCATGCAACGGAGTATCGGGCCAGAAAATATTTATAAGCAACTGTTTGCTGACCCGCCCATTAACCTCAACCCCCTTCTCGAGGATATCACCCAAGGGGACGTTTTTCTGGATAACCAGCAATGCTCCAATCTTCTGACGGGCCATGGAATCCATGGCTGTACAGATTTCATCGATAACCGCAATCTCAAAATCCTGCTTACGCCAAAAACGGCCTGCACCCATCTGGGCCAGACCTTTACGGATATCCCTCTGAAAAAGGATAATAATTACAAGAAAAATGGAACTCAGAAAATTGGTCAGCAGCCAGTTGAGGGTATAGAGACCGAAGACATCGGACAGGTAATATACAAGAAGAACAAGTAACAATCCCCAGATAACCGCGGCCGCACGAGTTCCGCGCACCAGCAGGATGATGTAGAAATAGACAATCGCCACCAGACCGATATCCAGCAGTTCTTTCCAGGAAATTTGAAAGCCTAGAAATTCAAACATCAATTATCTCCGCCGATCTCCTTCACTATCCTCAAAGTCTGGCTGGTCAGGCCGACTTCATGCACCCGGTGGATAGGTACTCCCCGGGCTGCAAGGACAGCTGTGGCAGCCTGAGTGGCATTCTGCCGCTCATCAGCCTCCAGTCCCAACAACTTGCCCCACAAAGACTTATTTGAAAGACCCATATAAATAGGAAATCCCAAATCCATAAATCGGTCAATCCTGCGTAAAATCTCAAGATTATGCTCTAGGGTCTTTCCAAATCCAATGCCGGGATCAAGCACTATACGATTTTCCGGTAAGCCTGATTTTATAAGTTTTTCAAGACTTTTTTCAAAAAAACTCAAAATATCTTCTATTACATTACCATAACTCGGCGACAATTGCATCTCTTCCGGGGTTCCCTGACTATGCATAAGGACGTATCCGGGCTTGAGGTCAGCAACAACATCAAGCAGGGCCGGGTCCTGGGCAAAGGCGGAAACATCATTCACTATTGCCGCCCCGGCTTCAACAGCCTGTCTGGCAACCTCGCTCTTCACGGTATCAACAGAGACGACATAATCGCGGCTTAGTTCACTGATAACAGGAATTACGCGCGACAGTTCATCCTCAAGAGAAACCGGATCTGCAAAAGGCCTTGTGCTTTCGCCGCCTACATCAAGAATATCCGCGCCCTGCTTTGCAAGCAGACGACCATGTTCAATGGCCTGCTGAAGATCATAGTTTTTTCCCCCGTCATAAAATGAATCAGGGGTAACATTAACAATACCGGCAATAAAAAAAGGGGCAGGGCCTAACACCCTGCCCCCCTTAACGGTCCATGAATAATTACGGGACATAAATCCTGATTCCTTATTCGGAACTCTTTTTATCTTCAGAAACCTTGGTCTCTTCAGCCTTAGCTTCTTCGACTTTATCTTCTTTCACTTCAGGCTCTTCAGATTCTTCTGAAAGCTTGAATTCATCTTTTTCTTCCAGCTGTTCATCAAAGGAGAAATCTCCATTATCCGCTTCCTCTTCTTTTCCAGGCTCGGAAACAGGAGTGTACCCGGATTTACCGGTAGAGCCGTAAGCACGTGCCGGAGAAGAAGGTTTAACCGGAGAGACTGCTTCAACAGGAGCAAGCTCGCCACCTTCCATGAGGGTGTCAATGTCATCACCGCTGATGGTCTCACGATCCAGAAGGGCATCGGAAACCTTGTGCAGCATATCCTCATTTTCACTGAGCAGTTTATTAGCTGTTTCATAAGCAGTGTCAATGATTCTTCTAACCTCGGAATCGATGAGGCGGGAAGTATCTTCACTGAAATCCTTATGCTGAACCAATTCCTTGCCGAGGAAGACCTGATCCTGACTTTCACCGAAGGTCATAGGACCGAGCTTCTCACTCATACCCCACTGGCAAACCATGGAACGGGCCATCTTGGTAGCACGTTCAATGTCATTGCTGGCACCGGTGGTAACCTGATCAAGAATCAGTTCTTCAGCTACACGTCCGCCGAGCAGCATTACCAGAGTGTCTTCGAGGTAAGCTTTATTGTAGTTATGGCGGTCATCCACAGGCAGCTGCTGGGTTACACCCAGAGCACGGCCACGTGGGATGATGGTAACCTTGTGTACTGGGTCGCAATTATCAAGCAGCTTGGCGATGAGAGCATGACCTGCTTCATGATAAGCAGTCGTTCTTTTATCTTCATCAGTAAGAATCAGGCTGCGGCGTTCACGACCCATGAGGACTTTGTCTTTGGCTTCTTCAAAATCAACCATCTTGACGTAGTCCTGATTGTTCTTTGCAGCATACAGTGCTGCTTCGTTAACAAGGTTTTCCAGATCAGCACCGGAAAAACCGGGGGTTCCGCGGGCAATAACATCAAGGTCAATTTCACCGGCAAGAGGAGTCTTACGGGTATGAACCTTGAGGATATGTGCACGGCCCTGAACATCAGGGGTAGGAACAACAACCTGACGGTCAAAACGACCGGGACGCAGCAGCGCTGGGTCGAGAACATCAGGTCTGTTTGTTGCAGCGATAAGGATAACACCTTCGTTGGACTCAAAACCGTCCATTTCAACCAGTAACTGGTTCAAAGTCTGTTCACGCTCATCATGTCCGCCGCCGAGGCCTGCGCCACGCTGACGACCAACTGCATCAATTTCATCAATAAAAATCAGGCAAGGTGCATTTTTCTTACCCTGTGCGAAAAGGTCACGCACACGGGAAGCACCAACACCGACAAACATTTCAACAAAGTCGGAACCGGAAATGGAGAAGAAAGGAACACCGGCTTCCCCGGCTACAGCGCGGGCAAGCAGAGTTTTACCGGTACCGGGGGGGCCCACCAGCAGAACACCCTTGGGAATACGTCCGCCGAGGCGGGTAAACTTCTTGGGTTCGCTGAGGAACTGAACAACCTCGGAAAGCTCTTCCTTGGCTTCATCAACACCGGCAACGTCTTCAAATGTGACTCTGGCGGTCTCTTCATTAATCATCCGCGCACGGGAACGCCCGAAAGACATGGCTCCGCCACGTCCTCCACCGCCCCCTTGCATTTGACGCATGAAGAAAATCCAAACCCCGACCAGAAGCAGCATTGGGAACCAGGATATGAACAAAGTCATATACCATGGAGCCTCTTCTTCCGGCTCTGCCACTACTTCAATTTTGTTTTTCAGCAGATGCTGAACAAGGGCCGGATCATCAGGGTTAAACGTGACAAAACGCTTGTCACCAACCATAACCCCGCTGATTTTCTGCCCCTGAATCTTAACTTGAAGGACTTCACCTTCATCGACCCTGCTCAAAAAGTCGGTGTAGGAAAGTTTGAGCTGGGAAGTCTGTGGCTGGTTAAACAGATTGAACAAAACAATCATCACCAGCATGATGGTTACCCAGACCAAGAGATTCTTGGCAAAACTATTCAAAGTCAATCTCCTTGGATATGCGCCCGGCCTGCCTAAACCTAATTAATATGAGGCAAGCATCGGACTGTATTTACATTTTTTCTTCAGTTTCAATCAGCTATTAATAAGGCTAATTTTGCAAAAGGCAAGTCATATTCAAAAATATTATTGTACTTGCGCTTTGCTATCAAAATTGTTAGCAAACTCTTCTTCGACGCGGAAGTGTATCGTAACCGGTGTTGCGCCTGGACTTCAAATCCAGTGGACGGGTTAACCCTCGTCGGTAGGTTCGACTCCTATACACTTCCGCCATTTCTTTTCGAAAAACAACTCTACCTCACAGCAATCTCACCGAGTTTTAAGCTCTACATTAAAATACTGCTCAGTATACTTTGCGACTATTGATTTCAGTACATCTGTTCGTTCAAGACCGTCAATGTCGACAAACCGGATTACAACTTCCATAAACCGATCAAGCAATTCTGGGTCGAAATGCGAACCGCGACCGTTCTCCATTATTTCCATACACTTAGAAAATGGAAACGGTTCTTTATAGGGACGTTTCGAGTGCAATGCGTCAAAAACATCCGCCAATGCAAAAATTCTGGCTCCCACAGGAATATCACTTCCCGATAGCCCTTGCGGATAGCCAGAGCCATCAAACTTTTCATGATGCCCAAATACAACGGGTTCCGCCTGAGCAAGCCAAACATGTTCCCTGACCACCTCCACACCATGGGCAACATGGGTCTTCATTACTTTCCACTCTTCATCATTTAATTTCCCAGGCTTAAGGAGAATGGAATCCGGGATTGCGATCTTTCCAACATCATGCAGAAAAGAACCAACAATGAGCGTACGAATCTCTGCCGCAGGCAAACTTATATGCTCTGCCATCATTATAGCCATGATGGTTACCCTGTAGTTATGGGCATCAGTATCACAATCCCTTTTAGCAATGGCAGCCCCCATAGAGACAAGCATACCGACATTAGCTTCGGTAAGGTGTGCGGAGAAGTTCAAAACCTTGCTCATCAATCTTAAAATGATCGGATAAAGAATCAGCGCCGTACCGAACACAGCAAAGACAATAACCCCTACAGAATAATACACCCTACTGAACATCTGGTTCTTTTTGGAATCTGGAAGCTGATACAGCCCCTCTAAAAAACCTACATCTCCATATTCCGGAGCATTGAGCAAACTAAAAACCTGAATATAAATTTTTTCATTCAATTCAAAATTACGACAAATAATTTCATCTTTTCTAAAAACATTCTTGGTATGAGTAGCAGCTCGCCGGTCAATTGCATCAATACCGGGTATGTAGGCCTCAGCAAGCTCTTCTTTTTCAGAAGTATACACTTCAATCAAAACAAAATCACTTACCTGTAAATCCTCTTTAAGATTAGCTTCGAGCTGCTTAATATTTTCTTTGGTAGGATTTTGAATCAGAGGCTGACTTTTCCTAATTGTCGACTTTACCTGTTCCAAAGCCAGTAACTCGACATCATGTATGACTGAACGCATTTCAAGCAGATAAGCGAGGGAACCGACAGCAACAGCCAGCAAAAGACTTACCCCCGCTAATCTATAAAGTATCTGTTTCTGAACCTGTTTGCTGCTTACAAACAGATCCTTATCGTTACCTTGAAATATTTGTGCAATACTTTTAATCAAGACAGCCTCCGCATTACGGTATTTTTCACCTATATTATTACATGGACAGTGATTTTTTTACCAATCATGATTACGTTTAATTACATCATAGCGAACACCAAGGTCCTTACAAAGATTTTCAATACCCAGAAGAATTAAGTTTTCTGACTCAGACCGACTCCGGACATCATCTGTCCCTTGCGCAATAATTCGGCTCTCATTTGAATTGATAGAGACAAGACTCCAAAACAGACTTATGATATTAAAGTAATCGTATACCCTTAATGCAAACAAACACTCTTAGTTAAAAAGAAGACATACCATGAATAGCGAGACAGCAGCCGGACACCCTCTCCATACTGGCATCGGAGTTATCGACAGTCAGCATCAAACCTTTTTCACTATTCTCGAAAGGATAAGAAAAAAACCTCTTGAAGATAACTCTTCCCATCTTTCAAGCTTATTAGAGAAAATACACCTTTACACACTCTATCATTTTGAATCTGAAGAGCGAATAATGGAAGAAGCAGGTGTTCCTAATCTGGATGAACACAAGAAAAATCATCAGGATTTTGGTGAGAAATTGGAAGAATTCAAATTGAAATGCATTGCAGAAGATGAAGACTTAGCGCAGGAAATGACAGATGCTTTAGAAAATTGGCTTGTTAACCACATTCAGAATACTGATAAACGTGACCTTGAATACGTAAAAAACAATTCTTAGCTTTTTTACTCTCCAGAATCAAAAAGGCCGGAAGACTTGTAGAATTCAACTACAAATCTTCCGGCTTTTAATATTACTACATAAAATACAGCTTATTTCTTAAGCCAAGCCTTAAGCTCAGTAATCTGAGCCTCTACGGATTCCGGTCCGGTACTACCGGGTGATACCCTGCGTCTGACAGCTGCTTCGTAAGAGAGAACTTCAAAAACATCTTCTTCGATTTTATCAGAGAAGGTCTTCAATTCTTCAAGGCTCATATCCTCAAGCCCCCTGCTTTCCGCTTCCGCTTTTGCAACAGCTGAACCGGTAATGTGGTGAGCTTCACGGAAAGGAATGCCCTTACCCACGAGATAATCAGCCAGCTCAGTAGCATTCAGGAAACCTTTTTTGAGGGCTGATTCCATATTTGCGGAGTTAAAGCCCATGGCATCCATCATATCAGCCATGATAACCACGGAAGCATGCACTGTTTTATCACAATCAAAGAAAGGCTCTTTGTCTTCCTGCATGTCGCGGTTATAAGCCAGCGGCAATCCCTTACAGGTGGTCATCAACGAGAAAAGATCGCCATAAACACGTCCGGTTTTGCCGCGCATGAGTTCACATACGTCAGGGTTTTTCTTCTGGGGCATGATGGATGATCCGGTGGAAAATTCATCAGGCAGCTTGATAAAACCGAAACAGGGGTTGGCCCAAATGATAAGTTCTTCACAGATACGGCTCAAGTGGGTCATGATCAGGCTTCCGGTAAACATGGCTTCCATTACGAAGTCACGGTCGGAAACAGCATCGAGGCTGTTGCGGAAGGTATCTTCCATGCCGAGATACTTTGCAGAAGTCGCAGGCTTGAGCGGATAAGTGGTGCCTGCAAGAGCGGCAGCACCCAGCGGGCATACATTTGCTCTGTTGATGCAATCAACCACCCTGCTGTGGTCGCGCTTAAACATCCATGCATAGGCCAGCATGTGGTGTGCGAGACTTACAGGCTGTGCGGGCTGAAGGTGTGTGTAACCGGGAAGCAGAACTTCCCTATTTGCATCAGCCTTGGCAGTGAAAGATGCGATCAATTTTTCGAGAGCGGTTTTCCATGCTTCCAAAGAACGGAGCACGTGCAGACGGAAATCAGTGGCAACCTGATCGTTACGGCTGCGGCCTGTGTGCAGTTTGCCGCCCACAGGTCCGACAATGTCAGTCAGCCTGCTTTCGATATTCATATGGAGATCTTCCATCTCCTTTTTCCATTCAAATTTGCCGGATTCAATTTCTTCCAGCACCTGATCAAGTCCTTTGACCAGAGTTTCGGCTTCTTCAGCGGTCAACACGCCCTGCTCTGCGAGCATCTTGGCGTGGGCCTGAGAGCCGGAAATATCTTCGCGGTACAAATTCTGGTCGTAGCTTACGGATTCAGTGTAATCTTCAACAGACTGCGCGGTCTTGGCAGCAAATCTGCCGCCCCATAATTTATTATCTGCCATGGTAAAATAGATGCGCTACGCGCTTTTGATCTGGGATTTAGAAAAAATCCCGGACGAACTCGCGTCCGTCCGGGCAATTAGAGACATTACTAATCTACGTCAGCGACGTCAGATTCTTTGATCCACTCGGAGCCGGAAGAAGTTTTGCCTTTGAGACGCAGACCTACCAGCTTGATAAAGCCTTCAGCGTCTTTCTGGTTGTATACTTCGTCTTCTTCGAAGGTAGCGAGATCTTCACGGTACAAAGAGTAAGGAGACTTACGGCCTTCGGGAATTGCATTACCCTTGTAGAGCTTCAGTCTTACAGTACCGGTTACGGTCTTCTGGGTTTCATCAATCATGGCCTGCAACGCGATACGCTCAGGAGCAAACCAGAAACCGTTGTAGATCATCTCAGCATATTTGGGGATCAAGCTGTCACGCAGGTGCATGACTTCGCGGTCCATGCAAAGACCTTCAAGGTCGCGGTGCGCGATATGCATGATGGTTCCACCGGGGGTTTCGTACACGCCACGGGACTTCATGCCCACGAAACGGTTCTCAACCATATCCACACGACCGATACCGTGCTTGCCGCCCAGCTCGTTGAGTTTTTCAATAAGAGCTGCCGGAGAATACTTGGTACCGTTGATTGCTACAGGATCACCCTTTTCGAAATCAATGGTGATGATTTCAGCTTCATCCGGTGCTTTCTCAATGGGACGGCAGTAACGGTAAGATTCCGGAGACGGAGCATTCCAAGGATCTTCAAGCTCAGCACCTTCAAAGCTGACATGGAGCATATTGGCATCCATGGACCAAGGCTTTTTACGGGTGTTGGGAATCTCGATATCATTCTCTTCTGCAAATTTCATGAGATCGGTACGGGACTTGAGATCCCATTCACGCCAAGGAGCGATGTGCTTGAGCTTGGGGTTCATGCCCATTCCGCCCAGTTCGAAACGAACCTGGTCGTTACCTTTACCGGTTGCACCGTGGGCCAGAGCCTGTGCTCCTTCCATTTCCGCAATCTCAACCATTCTCTTGGCAATCAGCGGACGTGCAATGGAAGTTCCGAGCAGGTAGCGACCTTCATAGATGGCACCGGCACGGAAAGCGGGAAAAATGAAATCACGTGCGAATTCTTCACGCAGGTCTTCTACGAAAGCCTTGGTTGCTCCGGTCCTGAGAGCTTTTTCCTCAATACCGTCAAGCTCCTCACCCTGACCGAGGTCGGCAGTAAGGGTAATAACTTCGCAGTCGTACTCCTGCTTGATCCATTTCAGGATGATGGAGGTATCCAGA contains:
- the galU gene encoding UTP--glucose-1-phosphate uridylyltransferase GalU, giving the protein MVIKKVIVPVAGWGTRSLPATKNIPKEMLPIFKKPVVQHVVEEAMSSGLTDVIFINNQNKKIIEDHFDYNLSLEDVLKRGGKTEALAEVRKVAEMVNIISVRQKKQLGLGHAVLCAKEVCKNDPFAVMVGDDLMFGMEPGIKQLIDAARTENMAVVGVIEVPESKVNRYGIIQGEEFAPGMYRVRSLVEKPAIGQAPSRLAIVGRYVLLPEIFDHLESLEPGVGGEIQLTDALQGLAQDNKLLAVKLRGQRFDAGDWVDYLTANIYFALQDEGLRDDVVARLRELLSCS
- the glmM gene encoding phosphoglucosamine mutase, producing MSKRLFGTDGLRGQVNIFPMTAEVALRMGLAAGSYFRNGKQRHKVIIGKDTRLSGYVFESALTSGLCAMGMDVFQVGPMPTPAVSFLTRNMRADIGIVISASHNPFMDNGIKFFDSCGYKLPDAVEDEIADMVLSKDTQWDYPQAEKVGRAYKIEDARGRYIVYLKYSFPQDMTLNGVKLVLDCANGAAYSLAHMFEELGAEVVRIGDKPNGLNINDKCGSLYPDILGQRVVEEHADLGLALDGDADRLIVVDEKGQVLDGDVIMAMCAADLMERGKLNHNMLVATVMSNMALENFMKERGGTLLRTPVGDRYVVEAMRREGAILGGEQSGHLIFKEFSTTGDGLLAALQLLRILCVKNRPLSELSGLLELYPQKLQNVHVKRKRPFEEVPAVQEALKQVEQELAGKGRVLLRYSGTESVARVMVEAEDSSKVELYTSELAGVLEEHLR
- a CDS encoding CdaR family protein; its protein translation is MKVQHWKIAALAVMMALLTWYLVTGRDLVETWVEFPLEIINPPQGMIIREGMISKVAVRLRGPKGLIRNLDTKKVAYSLDTGHLVVGNNPVNIVPENLGLGSALEVVEISPSHINLVMDMFVKKRVGVIPTWEGELHRDYTLKKKYSEPDEVTLRGPASVLKKIDQVRTQRIMLDTDSPGNWRGEVPLQLPETVESNPGLVNVGLDFAVRSGKMWVKVPLYILGPDDVDFAASQNYVRLLVEGPKPFFRKKGFRDEITASIDLNATIPVGDNVVPYEVTLPKGCSVTKRKPEAITVTIARQEP
- the cdaA gene encoding diadenylate cyclase CdaA; translated protein: MFEFLGFQISWKELLDIGLVAIVYFYIILLVRGTRAAAVIWGLLLVLLVYYLSDVFGLYTLNWLLTNFLSSIFLVIIILFQRDIRKGLAQMGAGRFWRKQDFEIAVIDEICTAMDSMARQKIGALLVIQKNVPLGDILEKGVEVNGRVSKQLLINIFWPDTPLHDGAVVIKSNKIVAASCILPLAHVSTRQSAIGTRHRAALGISEETDAIALVVSEERGTMSVAIGGKLTTSLDIVRLKRVLKNVLT
- the folP gene encoding dihydropteroate synthase, encoding MSRNYSWTVKGGRVLGPAPFFIAGIVNVTPDSFYDGGKNYDLQQAIEHGRLLAKQGADILDVGGESTRPFADPVSLEDELSRVIPVISELSRDYVVSVDTVKSEVARQAVEAGAAIVNDVSAFAQDPALLDVVADLKPGYVLMHSQGTPEEMQLSPSYGNVIEDILSFFEKSLEKLIKSGLPENRIVLDPGIGFGKTLEHNLEILRRIDRFMDLGFPIYMGLSNKSLWGKLLGLEADERQNATQAATAVLAARGVPIHRVHEVGLTSQTLRIVKEIGGDN
- the ftsH gene encoding ATP-dependent zinc metalloprotease FtsH, coding for MNSFAKNLLVWVTIMLVMIVLFNLFNQPQTSQLKLSYTDFLSRVDEGEVLQVKIQGQKISGVMVGDKRFVTFNPDDPALVQHLLKNKIEVVAEPEEEAPWYMTLFISWFPMLLLVGVWIFFMRQMQGGGGGRGGAMSFGRSRARMINEETARVTFEDVAGVDEAKEELSEVVQFLSEPKKFTRLGGRIPKGVLLVGPPGTGKTLLARAVAGEAGVPFFSISGSDFVEMFVGVGASRVRDLFAQGKKNAPCLIFIDEIDAVGRQRGAGLGGGHDEREQTLNQLLVEMDGFESNEGVILIAATNRPDVLDPALLRPGRFDRQVVVPTPDVQGRAHILKVHTRKTPLAGEIDLDVIARGTPGFSGADLENLVNEAALYAAKNNQDYVKMVDFEEAKDKVLMGRERRSLILTDEDKRTTAYHEAGHALIAKLLDNCDPVHKVTIIPRGRALGVTQQLPVDDRHNYNKAYLEDTLVMLLGGRVAEELILDQVTTGASNDIERATKMARSMVCQWGMSEKLGPMTFGESQDQVFLGKELVQHKDFSEDTSRLIDSEVRRIIDTAYETANKLLSENEDMLHKVSDALLDRETISGDDIDTLMEGGELAPVEAVSPVKPSSPARAYGSTGKSGYTPVSEPGKEEEADNGDFSFDEQLEEKDEFKLSEESEEPEVKEDKVEEAKAEETKVSEDKKSSE
- a CDS encoding HD-GYP domain-containing protein, with protein sequence MIKSIAQIFQGNDKDLFVSSKQVQKQILYRLAGVSLLLAVAVGSLAYLLEMRSVIHDVELLALEQVKSTIRKSQPLIQNPTKENIKQLEANLKEDLQVSDFVLIEVYTSEKEELAEAYIPGIDAIDRRAATHTKNVFRKDEIICRNFELNEKIYIQVFSLLNAPEYGDVGFLEGLYQLPDSKKNQMFSRVYYSVGVIVFAVFGTALILYPIILRLMSKVLNFSAHLTEANVGMLVSMGAAIAKRDCDTDAHNYRVTIMAIMMAEHISLPAAEIRTLIVGSFLHDVGKIAIPDSILLKPGKLNDEEWKVMKTHVAHGVEVVREHVWLAQAEPVVFGHHEKFDGSGYPQGLSGSDIPVGARIFALADVFDALHSKRPYKEPFPFSKCMEIMENGRGSHFDPELLDRFMEVVIRFVDIDGLERTDVLKSIVAKYTEQYFNVELKTR
- a CDS encoding hemerythrin family protein — its product is MNSETAAGHPLHTGIGVIDSQHQTFFTILERIRKKPLEDNSSHLSSLLEKIHLYTLYHFESEERIMEEAGVPNLDEHKKNHQDFGEKLEEFKLKCIAEDEDLAQEMTDALENWLVNHIQNTDKRDLEYVKNNS